Proteins encoded in a region of the Polynucleobacter antarcticus genome:
- the gloA gene encoding lactoylglutathione lyase, giving the protein MMILHTMLRVGNMTRSIDFYTKVLGMNLLRTTERPEQKYTLAFVGFGKGNHDGQSELELTYNHGVESYQLGDAYGHIAISVPDAYAACEKIKAAGGNVTREAGPVMGGDTVIAFVTDPDGYKIELIQK; this is encoded by the coding sequence ATGATGATTCTTCACACTATGCTCAGAGTCGGCAATATGACTCGCTCGATTGATTTTTATACCAAAGTATTGGGTATGAATTTACTGCGCACTACTGAACGTCCTGAGCAAAAATACACGCTGGCATTCGTAGGTTTTGGCAAAGGCAACCACGATGGTCAATCTGAGCTGGAGTTAACTTATAACCATGGTGTTGAAAGCTACCAGTTAGGCGATGCCTATGGCCATATTGCCATCAGCGTTCCTGATGCCTATGCTGCTTGTGAAAAAATTAAAGCCGCTGGGGGAAATGTCACTCGAGAAGCTGGGCCTGTGATGGGTGGCGATACTGTAATTGCATTTGTTACAGACCCCGATGGCTACAAAATTGAATTGATTCAAAAATAA
- a CDS encoding ABC-F family ATPase: MLSASNITMQFGAKPLFENISVKFGGGNRYGLIGANGCGKSTFMKILGGELEPSSGNVSLDPGIRLGKLRQDQFAYEDQRVLDVVMMGHEEMWKAAAERDAIYANPDATDEDYMRAAELEGKYAEYGGYTAEAKAGELLLGIGIPIEQHDGLMSNVAPGWKLRVLLAQALFSDPDVLLLDEPTNNLDIHSIHWLEDILNQINSTIVIISHDRHFLNEVCTHMADMDFGTLKVYPGNYDSYMLASVQARAQQLSSNVKAKEKMAELQAFVSRFSANASKARQATSRQKQLEKIEITEIKPSSRQNPFIRFDSEKKLHNMAVECNALTKAYDRPIFKNFKIAIRAGEKIAIIGQNGAGKTTLLKTILSKRFSGVQADSGDVKWAENANVGVMPQDNTELFAKDEVLMDWMNEWRNTGDDDQVIRGTLGRLLFSGDDISKSVKVLSGGEKGRMIWGKLMLQKHNVLAMDEPTNHMDMESIESLQIALEKYEGTLIFVSHDREFVSSLANRILEVKMDGSIADYSGTYEEYLRSQALAG, encoded by the coding sequence GTGCTGTCCGCATCTAATATCACCATGCAGTTTGGGGCAAAACCCCTGTTTGAGAACATTTCCGTAAAATTTGGCGGCGGTAACCGCTACGGATTAATTGGTGCCAATGGTTGCGGCAAATCTACCTTCATGAAAATTCTCGGTGGCGAGCTCGAGCCGAGTAGCGGTAATGTGAGTCTAGACCCCGGTATTCGTTTGGGTAAATTACGTCAAGATCAGTTTGCCTATGAAGACCAGCGTGTACTAGACGTGGTCATGATGGGCCATGAAGAAATGTGGAAGGCCGCTGCAGAGCGAGATGCTATTTATGCTAATCCAGATGCAACGGATGAAGATTACATGCGTGCAGCTGAACTAGAGGGTAAGTACGCTGAATACGGTGGCTATACCGCTGAGGCAAAAGCAGGGGAGTTACTACTTGGAATTGGTATTCCGATTGAGCAACATGATGGTTTGATGAGTAATGTGGCGCCTGGTTGGAAGCTGCGGGTATTACTAGCGCAAGCCTTGTTCTCCGACCCAGATGTATTGTTGCTCGATGAGCCAACCAATAACTTGGATATTCACTCTATTCATTGGTTGGAGGATATTCTCAATCAAATTAACAGCACCATCGTCATTATTTCCCACGATCGTCACTTCTTAAATGAAGTTTGTACACACATGGCGGATATGGATTTCGGAACGCTAAAGGTCTATCCGGGAAATTATGACTCTTATATGCTTGCATCTGTTCAGGCTCGTGCTCAGCAATTAAGCTCGAATGTCAAAGCAAAAGAAAAAATGGCTGAATTACAAGCTTTCGTGAGCCGCTTCTCAGCGAATGCTTCTAAAGCTCGTCAAGCAACTTCGCGTCAAAAGCAGTTAGAAAAAATTGAAATTACTGAGATCAAGCCTTCTTCACGTCAAAACCCGTTTATTCGTTTTGATTCTGAAAAGAAGTTACACAATATGGCAGTCGAGTGCAACGCACTGACCAAAGCCTATGACCGACCTATTTTTAAGAACTTTAAGATTGCTATTCGTGCCGGTGAAAAAATTGCCATCATCGGTCAAAACGGTGCAGGCAAAACTACACTCTTAAAAACTATTCTGAGCAAACGCTTTAGCGGCGTTCAAGCAGATAGTGGGGATGTGAAGTGGGCTGAAAATGCAAACGTCGGCGTCATGCCCCAAGACAACACAGAACTCTTTGCTAAAGATGAAGTCTTGATGGATTGGATGAATGAATGGCGCAATACTGGGGATGACGATCAAGTGATTCGTGGCACCTTGGGCCGCCTCTTATTTTCCGGTGATGACATTAGTAAGTCAGTTAAGGTACTCTCCGGTGGTGAGAAGGGCCGTATGATTTGGGGTAAGTTGATGCTCCAAAAGCACAATGTGCTAGCGATGGATGAGCCGACCAACCATATGGATATGGAGTCCATTGAAAGCTTACAAATTGCACTTGAGAAATACGAAGGCACTTTGATTTTTGTTTCCCATGATCGGGAGTTTGTCTCTTCCTTAGCAAATCGCATCTTAGAGGTGAAGATGGATGGAAGTATTGCGGATTATTCCGGTACCTATGAAGAGTATCTGCGCAGCCAAGCCTTGGCGGGTTAA
- a CDS encoding DUF1289 domain-containing protein yields the protein MTTDSNFPNNQDTANSLGVGDNASDSPCIGVCTTLYDDVCQGCGRTLGEVSNWVFLGQEEKDAVWKRIRADGTAMRFQRQAK from the coding sequence ATGACAACGGATAGTAATTTCCCAAATAATCAAGACACCGCAAACTCATTAGGGGTAGGCGACAATGCCTCGGACTCTCCCTGCATTGGTGTGTGTACAACGCTCTATGATGACGTTTGCCAAGGGTGTGGACGTACCTTAGGCGAGGTCAGTAATTGGGTCTTTCTAGGTCAAGAAGAAAAAGATGCTGTCTGGAAACGCATTCGTGCCGATGGCACTGCGATGCGCTTCCAACGTCAAGCCAAATAA
- a CDS encoding GNAT family N-acetyltransferase, protein MAEVPADSWNALLNHDAGPFLKHEFLYGLEECACVGDGTGWQIAHLLIEDVEAEQIAIVGAMPLYLKQHSYGEFVFDWAWAEAYAQNGLAYYPKALCAIPFTPVSGSRLLVSPKYDRQAIQTILLSALKSLVSQNKLSSAHILFPNPDEITALKDADFLLRDSVQFHWHNQDYQDFEHFLANLTMKRRKNIRRERAQVSNIGMAYCHIPGSESTPQDWDFFYRCYANTYLEHRSQPYLNLPFFMSLAATMPENLHLIIATRDNLPIASSLLIVDKEARTAYGRYWGAIEHIPCLHFEVAYYQAIDYCIREGLQTFEGGAQGEHKMARGFTPITLHSAHWIADPQFSKAIARFLEREHEGMAAYVDELEERNPLKSSKVQL, encoded by the coding sequence TTGGCTGAAGTTCCAGCTGACTCTTGGAATGCCCTACTTAATCATGATGCCGGACCATTTCTTAAGCATGAATTTCTTTATGGTCTAGAGGAATGCGCTTGTGTTGGTGACGGAACAGGTTGGCAGATAGCGCATCTTTTGATTGAAGATGTTGAGGCAGAACAGATAGCCATCGTAGGTGCGATGCCACTCTATTTGAAGCAGCATTCCTATGGAGAATTTGTGTTTGATTGGGCTTGGGCAGAGGCCTATGCACAAAACGGTTTGGCCTACTACCCCAAAGCTTTATGCGCCATTCCATTTACACCAGTCAGTGGCTCAAGACTTTTGGTGTCGCCAAAATATGATCGTCAAGCTATTCAAACCATCCTGTTATCTGCACTGAAATCCCTAGTGAGCCAAAACAAGCTCTCTTCTGCACATATTTTATTTCCGAATCCAGACGAAATCACTGCACTTAAAGATGCCGATTTTTTATTGAGAGATTCGGTACAGTTTCATTGGCATAACCAAGACTATCAAGACTTTGAGCATTTTCTAGCAAATCTCACCATGAAGCGCCGCAAGAATATTCGTCGTGAGCGAGCGCAAGTGAGCAATATTGGTATGGCATATTGTCACATACCAGGTTCAGAAAGTACCCCCCAAGATTGGGATTTCTTTTACCGCTGCTATGCAAATACCTATTTAGAGCATCGCTCTCAGCCCTATCTCAATCTGCCATTTTTTATGTCTTTGGCAGCGACCATGCCAGAAAATCTCCACCTCATTATTGCTACGCGCGATAACCTGCCTATCGCTAGCTCACTCTTGATTGTGGATAAAGAGGCGCGCACTGCTTACGGAAGATATTGGGGCGCTATCGAGCACATCCCTTGCCTACATTTTGAAGTGGCCTACTACCAAGCCATTGATTACTGTATACGTGAAGGTCTACAGACTTTTGAAGGTGGGGCTCAAGGGGAGCATAAGATGGCCAGAGGATTTACGCCGATCACCTTGCATTCTGCACACTGGATTGCTGATCCCCAGTTTTCAAAAGCGATTGCCCGATTTTTAGAGCGGGAGCACGAAGGCATGGCCGCTTATGTCGATGAGCTTGAAGAACGCAATCCCCTGAAATCGTCTAAAGTACAGCTATGA